From the Chloroflexota bacterium genome, one window contains:
- a CDS encoding phosphate/phosphite/phosphonate ABC transporter substrate-binding protein codes for MKNYRLLIVVAVLMVAALVLSACGPGKLGTEENPIVWAVVPSGETERVVTGFEEVATMIFDQTGLVVTPFVATEYAGVIEAMCSDPANAHMASLATFSYILAAEKGCAEAGLVSVRYGSAVYNGQIFVRADSGIETLADLAGKTFCRPDPLSTSGWVIPSITLKAAGIDPDADLVIVDAGSHDASVAGVYNGDCDAGSSYVDARSTIEEDHPDVMDVIKVIEISADIPNDGVQFVSGFDAEIQAQLVAALLAIAETEEGQAALDTAYSWNALEVHDDTFYDPFRQVLDAAGVSVEDF; via the coding sequence ATGAAGAACTATCGTTTATTGATCGTAGTTGCCGTCCTGATGGTTGCAGCTCTCGTGCTGAGCGCCTGTGGGCCGGGAAAATTGGGAACAGAAGAGAACCCGATCGTCTGGGCCGTCGTTCCCTCTGGAGAGACTGAGCGCGTGGTCACCGGCTTTGAAGAAGTCGCCACGATGATCTTTGATCAGACCGGCTTGGTCGTGACCCCATTTGTTGCCACTGAGTATGCTGGCGTCATCGAAGCCATGTGCTCCGACCCCGCCAATGCCCACATGGCATCATTGGCTACTTTCTCGTATATTTTGGCCGCCGAAAAAGGTTGTGCCGAGGCCGGGCTGGTTTCTGTACGCTATGGCAGCGCAGTATACAACGGTCAAATCTTCGTGCGCGCCGATAGCGGCATCGAAACTTTGGCTGATCTGGCTGGCAAGACCTTCTGCCGCCCCGACCCCTTGAGCACCAGCGGTTGGGTTATCCCCAGCATCACCCTCAAGGCTGCTGGCATTGATCCCGACGCTGATCTCGTGATTGTCGATGCCGGTTCCCACGACGCTTCAGTTGCTGGCGTATATAATGGCGACTGCGATGCTGGCTCATCCTATGTGGATGCCCGCTCAACCATCGAAGAAGATCACCCCGATGTGATGGATGTTATCAAAGTCATCGAAATTTCTGCTGACATCCCGAATGATGGCGTGCAGTTCGTATCCGGCTTCGACGCTGAAATTCAGGCTCAACTGGTAGCCGCTCTCCTGGCAATCGCCGAGACCGAAGAAGGTCAGGCTGCTCTGGATACCGCCTACAGCTGGAATGCTCTTGAAGTTCACGACGACACCTTCTACGACCCCTTCCGCCAGGTTCTTGATGCGGCCGGTGTTTCCGTCGAAGATTTCTAA
- the fabF gene encoding beta-ketoacyl-ACP synthase II, with the protein MSQCRVVITGMGAITPLGSSVEKFWQGLIAGRSGVRRITLFDPSNMPCQIAGEVPDFEAHDFMERKLARRVPRSAQIGLAAAVQAVQNAGFSGSMPEPERAGVVFGTAIGGLDSFVDGIEVLHTQGLERVSPFVLPGGIPNLAAHLISMRFQCLGPNATITTACATGTQTIGEGAELIRRGTADVVIAGGCEALVREFSIAGFSAMRALPVNFNDNPEAASRPFDARREGFIFSEGAGAVVLERLEHAQRRGARIHAEVVGYAASSDGFHIAQPHPEGSGAIRAMQWSLQNAGILPDEIDYINAHGSSTPMNGKIETKAIRTVFGERADQIPISSTKSMIGHAMGASGTLETIVCALSINQQYIHPTINYEFPDPACDLDYVPNTGRSYSVRTALTNSFGLGGQNACLVVKRFEE; encoded by the coding sequence ATGAGCCAGTGCCGCGTTGTTATCACCGGCATGGGCGCAATTACCCCCTTAGGCAGCTCTGTCGAAAAATTCTGGCAAGGACTCATCGCCGGACGTTCTGGCGTGCGACGAATTACGCTTTTTGACCCCAGCAATATGCCCTGCCAGATCGCGGGGGAAGTCCCTGATTTCGAAGCGCACGACTTCATGGAGCGCAAGCTGGCCCGGCGCGTTCCTCGCTCGGCACAGATAGGTTTGGCAGCGGCTGTTCAAGCTGTCCAAAATGCAGGATTTTCCGGCTCGATGCCCGAGCCGGAACGCGCCGGGGTGGTTTTTGGCACAGCCATCGGGGGGTTGGATAGTTTTGTTGATGGCATTGAGGTGCTGCACACCCAGGGGCTGGAACGCGTCAGCCCGTTTGTGCTACCGGGTGGAATTCCAAATTTGGCAGCGCATTTAATTTCCATGCGCTTTCAATGCCTGGGACCAAACGCCACCATCACCACAGCCTGCGCCACCGGCACCCAAACCATTGGCGAGGGCGCGGAGTTGATCCGCCGCGGTACTGCCGATGTGGTTATCGCTGGCGGCTGCGAAGCGCTGGTGCGCGAATTTTCTATTGCCGGGTTCTCAGCCATGCGCGCGCTGCCCGTTAATTTCAACGATAACCCAGAGGCAGCCTCACGCCCCTTTGATGCCCGTCGGGAGGGGTTTATTTTTTCTGAGGGAGCCGGAGCGGTTGTACTGGAACGCCTGGAGCATGCCCAGCGCCGAGGAGCCAGAATCCACGCCGAGGTCGTCGGGTACGCCGCTTCCTCCGATGGATTCCACATTGCCCAACCACACCCCGAGGGATCAGGCGCCATCCGCGCCATGCAGTGGTCCCTCCAAAATGCAGGCATCCTCCCCGACGAGATCGACTATATTAACGCACATGGTTCATCCACGCCCATGAATGGCAAGATCGAAACCAAAGCCATCAGGACTGTTTTTGGCGAGCGCGCCGACCAGATTCCGATTAGCTCTACCAAATCTATGATTGGTCACGCTATGGGCGCCTCTGGGACGCTGGAGACGATTGTATGCGCTTTATCTATCAATCAGCAATATATCCATCCAACCATCAACTACGAGTTCCCAGACCCTGCGTGCGACCTTGATTATGTACCCAACACGGGACGGTCATACAGTGTCCGCACGGCACTCACCAATTCTTTTGGTTTGGGCGGGCAAAATGCGTGTCTGGTTGTGAAACGCTTTGAGGAGTAA
- the plsX gene encoding phosphate acyltransferase PlsX encodes MRIVLDAMGSDACPHPEVDGAIQAIETFGDEIILVGNDAQVRPLLEARGNPSKIRLIHAEETITMEDKGLKLALKAKRKNSHTSMAIGMDLVKNGEADAFVTAGNTGGALTTAYFRLGVMDGVERPGLTAMVPTKDGFCVVLDIGANPDCKPEHLLQFGIMGSVYAEKALGVARPKVGLLSNGEEAGKGNELVKAAFPLLQASTLNFFGNIEGKELFGGDVDVAITDGFTGNVLIKASEAVAKLLVDVLKEGMLSSTRTKIGAVLAKPAFTALKGMLDPDEIGAAPLLGLNGLVFVGHGRSNAKAIFSAIKAARSAVDAQLVEAMGSAIQEQLQQIS; translated from the coding sequence ATGAGGATTGTATTAGATGCGATGGGCAGCGATGCCTGTCCACATCCCGAAGTGGATGGCGCTATCCAGGCTATCGAAACGTTTGGCGACGAAATTATTCTTGTCGGCAATGATGCCCAAGTCAGGCCATTATTGGAAGCACGCGGGAACCCCAGCAAAATCAGACTGATCCACGCCGAAGAAACCATTACCATGGAAGATAAAGGCCTCAAGTTGGCGCTCAAGGCCAAACGAAAAAATTCCCATACATCAATGGCGATCGGTATGGACCTGGTTAAAAATGGTGAAGCTGATGCCTTTGTCACCGCGGGTAACACTGGCGGTGCTTTAACCACGGCTTATTTCCGTCTGGGCGTGATGGATGGGGTAGAGCGCCCCGGTCTGACAGCAATGGTTCCGACGAAAGATGGTTTTTGTGTAGTGCTGGATATTGGCGCGAATCCGGATTGTAAACCCGAACACCTGCTTCAATTTGGAATTATGGGCAGCGTATATGCGGAAAAAGCCCTGGGCGTGGCGCGCCCCAAAGTAGGTTTACTTTCAAACGGAGAGGAAGCTGGTAAAGGAAACGAACTCGTCAAGGCCGCCTTCCCCCTGCTCCAGGCCAGCACGCTGAACTTCTTCGGTAATATTGAAGGCAAAGAATTATTCGGCGGAGATGTAGATGTAGCCATCACCGATGGCTTCACCGGCAACGTGCTCATCAAAGCCAGCGAGGCGGTTGCCAAGCTGCTTGTGGATGTGCTCAAAGAAGGCATGCTGAGCAGCACACGCACAAAAATTGGCGCGGTGCTGGCAAAGCCTGCCTTTACCGCGCTCAAAGGGATGCTGGACCCTGATGAGATTGGCGCGGCACCTTTATTGGGACTCAACGGCCTGGTATTTGTAGGCCACGGGCGCTCCAATGCCAAAGCCATCTTTTCAGCCATCAAAGCGGCGCGCAGCGCGGTAGACGCTCAACTTGTCGAAGCTATGGGCAGTGCCATCCAGGAACAGTTGCAGCAAATTTCATGA
- a CDS encoding amino acid ABC transporter permease: MERNVVDKPLVPSGPLDIEEDPISFGTRVNEFPWWLLSIFLIAIWAFYIIFTNENYNEAFNFIKIGLRITVQTALTAYGFALILGLITGLGRLSKNIFFNNLARLYVELIRGVPILVLIFFIALVGVPTIVDGLNNFGIWLTSIGAKPLGAIFTAFNNQNVSMNSRAIVALSVTYGAYLAEIFRAGIQSIELGQMEAARSLGMSYAQAMRYIILPQAIRNVLPALGNDFVAMVKDSSLVSVLAVRDITQVSRLYAGSTFRFREAYVTLSVMYLTITVLLSLGVQVIERRLRAND, encoded by the coding sequence ATGGAGCGCAACGTGGTCGACAAACCTTTAGTTCCCTCCGGCCCTCTCGACATCGAAGAAGACCCCATATCCTTTGGAACACGCGTAAACGAATTTCCCTGGTGGCTCCTGTCAATATTCCTGATCGCGATTTGGGCATTCTATATCATTTTTACAAACGAAAATTATAACGAAGCATTCAACTTCATCAAAATCGGTCTTCGCATTACCGTCCAGACAGCTCTAACCGCGTATGGATTTGCACTTATCTTGGGCCTCATTACCGGCCTGGGGCGGCTCTCTAAAAATATTTTCTTCAACAACCTGGCCCGGCTCTACGTCGAACTTATTCGCGGCGTGCCTATCCTGGTTCTTATTTTCTTTATCGCGCTCGTTGGTGTGCCAACCATCGTAGATGGCTTAAATAACTTCGGGATATGGCTCACATCCATTGGCGCCAAGCCTCTTGGAGCTATTTTTACAGCTTTCAACAATCAAAATGTGAGCATGAATTCGCGTGCAATTGTGGCGCTATCTGTCACCTATGGTGCTTATCTGGCCGAAATCTTCCGAGCGGGTATTCAATCCATCGAACTTGGGCAGATGGAAGCTGCGCGGTCATTAGGCATGAGCTATGCCCAGGCCATGCGCTATATTATCCTGCCGCAAGCCATCCGCAACGTACTTCCAGCTTTGGGAAATGATTTTGTCGCCATGGTGAAAGATTCATCGCTGGTCTCAGTTCTGGCTGTCCGAGATATTACGCAGGTTTCACGCCTCTACGCCGGAAGTACTTTTCGTTTTCGAGAGGCCTACGTAACGCTCTCTGTGATGTACCTGACTATCACAGTGCTCCTCTCTCTAGGCGTGCAAGTTATCGAAAGGCGGTTACGAGCCAATGACTGA
- a CDS encoding amino acid ABC transporter ATP-binding protein — MTDERDNIIVIKDLYKYFGDVKALNGVSLTVERGKVVVVIGPSGSGKSTMLRCINHLETPTSGEIFIDGEFMTSAPKQLNAVRAEIGMVFQLFNLFPHLTALENITLAQKVVRGRSKAEATEIALKQLQRVGIPEKADAYPRKLSGGQQQRVAIARALSMNPKIMLFDEPTSALDPEMIKEVLDVMLDLAREGMTMVCVSHEMGFARSAADEVIFMDDGLIVEHTTPHGLFNDPQHDRTKLFLSQILQH; from the coding sequence ATGACTGACGAAAGAGATAACATTATTGTTATCAAAGACCTCTACAAATATTTTGGCGATGTCAAAGCCCTCAACGGTGTCAGCCTGACAGTAGAGCGCGGCAAAGTTGTGGTCGTCATCGGCCCCAGCGGATCGGGCAAATCGACCATGCTGCGCTGCATCAACCATCTCGAAACCCCCACCAGTGGCGAAATTTTCATTGATGGCGAATTTATGACCAGCGCACCCAAACAACTTAACGCCGTGCGCGCTGAAATCGGCATGGTATTCCAGCTTTTCAATTTATTCCCGCATCTGACCGCTCTCGAAAACATCACCCTGGCACAAAAAGTTGTGCGCGGGCGTTCAAAAGCAGAAGCCACCGAAATCGCTTTGAAACAGCTTCAGCGTGTGGGGATCCCTGAAAAAGCCGATGCCTATCCCCGCAAACTCTCTGGCGGACAACAGCAACGTGTGGCTATCGCCCGCGCCCTGTCCATGAATCCTAAAATCATGCTCTTTGATGAACCTACCAGCGCGCTGGACCCCGAGATGATCAAAGAAGTATTGGATGTGATGCTTGATCTGGCGCGCGAAGGCATGACGATGGTCTGTGTCTCCCACGAAATGGGTTTCGCCCGCTCCGCCGCCGATGAAGTTATCTTCATGGATGACGGGCTGATTGTTGAGCACACCACGCCTCACGGCCTGTTCAACGATCCGCAGCATGACCGCACTAAACTCTTCCTCTCACAAATATTGCAACATTAA